The nucleotide sequence taacatacaGATAGACATGCGTCGTGCAGTCCAGCGAGTAATAGACGTGTCGCTCACATGCAAAATATATTGCGAACGACTAGGAGCTAGCAACTTTGCTAACTTTTAAACTGGGACGTTATTGAAACAGCATTTCATACATTAAAATGCGTTTCAGCATGGCTCGTGAAAAAGTAGCCCAACCTGGACTCGGGTAGACTAAACAAAGTGAATACGGGATGCTCCAATTGTTACATTTCGTGTGATATGTTAATTTGTGGAGATCCCATAATCCATTTCGCATGTCACGAATTACGATTCGAATGATGCTtttgtatatagtgtatgtggacaccccttcaaacgactggattcggctatttcagccacatccgttgctgacaggtgtataaaatcgagcacacagccatgcaatctccgtagacaaacactggcagaatgtccttactgaagaactcagtgactttcaaagtggtaCGGTCATAGGATGcctcctttccaacaagtcagttcgtcaaatttctgccctggttAACTGGAagtggtgttattgtgaagtggaaacttcatGGTTTAGACTAGGCCCTGTATTTCCAGTGAAAGGACATTCTAGACTGTTttgtgcttccaattttgtggcaacagtttaagttcctttgctgtttcagcatgacagtgcacaaagcgaggtccatactgaaatggtttgtcgaggtcggtgtggaagaacttgactggcctgcacagagccctgacctcaaccccatcgaacacctttggggtgGATTGCCACGCTGACTGCGAGTTAGACTTaaacgcccaacatcagtgctcaatCTCACTAATGCTGTTGTTGTTGAATGGAAGCAAGAACCCGCAGAaactgttccaacatctagtgggaagccttcccagaagagtggaggctgttttggcagcaaaggggggacaaactccatattaatacccatgagatgttcgacgagcaggtggtcatgttatacattttttatttgttgtggctaacattagctaggtgggtAATGTTAAAGGGGTACTTGGGGATTTTGGCAATAATGCCCAATCTACTTTCCCAGAGTCAGATTaatttgtggataccatttttatgtctgcagtttgaaggaagttgctaacttgATACTCCAAGACATttagtcattgcgctaacgctagttagcattggctcacaaaactacctctaacttcctgcATACTTGACACACACCacctttttatttaaaaaaatctataacAGCTGTGACAGAAACAGGAAGTTCCGGTGTAATTTTATTAACTCCGACAGATAATTTGTTCGTTCGACATGGTGGCATCTTTTTTTGTCAGAAAAAATTATTATGCTGAAATCTCGTGGAAACGTCttcatgtgcaaatattgatataataaccatcatatgaAAGTGAATTTGGAGTCATGCGATGTGTGGTGTCGTCATTCCACTACGACTCTGGAAACCATGTAGTATATTAGGcttcagatgaaataagttatgagcTTCACacggtggtgaaagtgcacggtaaTGAGGTTGATGctgctttccaataaatattgagggtcttattctggtaaCATGATGATCTATGCTTGACTGTCGTTTGACAAAAAAATATTCTCCCTCTTATCCATAACAATCTCATTAAGTAGACTAGACAACCCGCACAGCCTACTCGCACTGTAACTGCAAGCTGTTGGCTCGAGCGCAGGTGCCAAAACCAGATTAGGCACATTTGCAatttaacgcaacagtttttgAGACAACTATCTGTAGAGTTAACAATGCAGTGGAAACAAATTTAATTTTAGATTTGTATTTGATGCATGAAAACTTAAGCTTTTGTGTGCACTACTTCATCACGAGCTGAtttttatccacaacaagtccATTTGGTGGAAACATATCACTGGTGGAAAAATGCGCATATTTTTtaaatgcagattttagaatattcacatgaaaatctgtcatcAATTGTATGGAAACCTAGCAACTGGCACTTAACTCCTGTTTTGTTTGCAGTGTAGATAGCTAATATACCAAGTTCAACTTCCTATTTTTCCCATTTGAAATATGCATCCACTGAATTTCTGTTGATTTAGGTCTGATCATTCTTTCTCTGCTGGAGGTTTATTGGGCTATTGTACGACAGTAACATTAGCTAGGTCAAGAGGCAATGGCAAATAATTGTTAGTAAGGCCTACTTTAATGCAGAACAGTTGCATTTGACCCTTTATCTAACGTATTCATATCCATATTTGGGCAGACAATACTATTAGACTGTTTGTAGAGTAGCTAGTATAGTATTATGTCGTGCATATTGTTTGTGAATTCATGTGCGGCATGTATACTCCTTCATGTGTTTTCTAGTCACAGCCATGATGCAGTGATATCTCTTGATTCCCATCATTTGTCCCTTAGGAGAATGGCAGCTAAGGTGAATGGCAGTTCAGCTCTGGTTAAAGAGGACGAGGAGCCCATGGACAtaactgtaacacacacagagcTTTACCAGACCCTCATAGACGCAGGCCTTCCACAGAAAGTGGCGGAGAGCCTGGATAAGATATTTCAGACTGGTAAGTGCAAGGGGGGTTGTTCACAGTACTACTTGATGGCATTTCATGATATTTCAAAGACCTCATAATGTATATTTCTGCAAGCTCAAGAACACTGTATCAACCGAAGGATTCCACCTTGGTCAGTGGTCATATGATTTACGTCACTTTGAGTAAAGGGGTCAGTATGTGCATAGCTGTGCAATGGTGACATGCTGAGCGACATCATGTTTCAATGGCTCTCACAAGGAATATATGACTCTTATCAAATGTGACCCTATAAGTAgaatttctctctgtgtgtataataataaaatattagGTGGGTTTTTACATTTGTagctatttcacacatgtacaagtgtgtgttgtatgtgtgaaTTAGGcttttgtttttttgcatatcccacacCCTGAGAcacctggctgtgaccccactctccaaCAGTATCAGCCATTATTAATGGAGACTGGAGCAATTagggtgccttgctcaagggcacctcGGCAGTTTTTTCACCGTCTCGGTGATTCTAACCATCGACCtattggttactggcccagcgctaggctacctgccacccattgtgtgtgtgttgtctgtgcaTTCTAGGACTGGTGGCTTACACTGACCTGGACGAGAGAGCCATTGACGCCCTCAGGGAGTTCAATGAGGAGGGAGCCTTGTCAGTGTTACTGCAGTTCAAGGAGAGTGACCTGTCACATGTGCAGGTGAGCGGTCTTGTCCACACTGTCCATCAAAAGTAGTTACACAAAGAAGCTAACAAATAAAATAGTTATTTACACTTAAAATCTATTGGTGCTCTCTTTCACAGAACAAAAGTGCGTTTCTCTGTGGCGTGATGAAGACATACAGACAGCGAGAAAAGCAAGGAAGTAAAGTTCAAGAATCCACAAAGGGACCTGATGAGACTAAGATAAAGGTGAACAAATTGTTTCTTATTTTTTCCGTTAAGTGCAGTAGCTTTGTTTTAACATGGATGGAAATATGTCATGTAGGTctctgaatgaatgaatgtatatgttgttaatgctgtctaggctCTTCTGGAAAGAACAGGTTACACTTTGGATGTCACCACAGGACAGAGGAAGTATGGGGGCCCTCCACCTGACGAGGTGTGCTCAAGGGCCCAGCCTGGAATCGGAACAGAGGCAAGAAGCACAAACTTTACTGGTTGTGAAAGACATAGCCATCTCATGTATTGGCTGTTAGGACGATGTCCTCTCAATTATTGGCTGTTGTAAAAATCTTTGTAACCTAATGGAAATGAATGCTGGTGaaagactgttaaacatctaatATGCCTTTTCACAAACAAACCTCTTAGATTTCTAGGGAGCACCATCTTATCCAAGTCAAATACAATCAAAGTTACACAGTATGTCTATAATTTGAAATTTTTATCTTATCAATGCAGGTATTTGTCGGCAAGATCCCCAGGGACCTGTATGAGGATGAGCTGGTCCCTCTGTTTGAGAAAGCCGGTCCTATTTGGGACCTGCGTCTGATGATGGACCCCTTTCTCTCGGGTCAGAACAGAGGATATGCCTTCATCACCTTCTGCAATAAAGATGCTGCCCTAGAGGCTGTCAAGCTTGTAAGATTTCCCCTTTTAATCACCAGACATAAAGAGCATGACTTGGTAATTAACAGTATTTGCTTTGCTATCCTTGCACCTTGTAGATAGGTGGATCACTTTGTCTCATCATACCAGAGTTATCTGGGAAGTATAAATGTGCATGACTTACCTGTGTGGGGTTACATTTTGAGAACACTTTATCTTTATCTTTATCTTTTTGTTTTAGTGTGATAATTATGAAATCCGGTCAGgtaaatacctgggtgtctgcaTCTCTGTCGCAAACAATCGTCTGTTTGTTGGGTCAATTCCAAAGAACAAGACAAGAGAAAGCATATTGGAAGATTTCAGCAAAGTCACAGGTTAGAGAAAGATTAGTAccatttttctatttttttttgttCCACTTAATTCTAAATAATGATTTATATTTGGAATATCGGCTGACAAGTCAAAGGAATTTGCCTTCAGCATATAATCACattacttttcccacattttgtagTCTTACagctgaatttaaaattgataaatttgagattttagtcactggcctacacacattaccccatattGTCAACATTTTTCcacattaattaaaaatgaaaagctgaaatggcttgagtcaataagtattgaaCCCCAGTTTTACAGCaatcctaaataagttcaggacaAAAATCtgtacttaacaagtcacataagttgcatggacgcACTcaatgtgcaataatagtgtttaacatgatttttgaatgacttcctcatctctgtaccccacacacaattatctgtaaagtccctcagtcaaTCAGTGAATTTCATGcaaagattcaaccacaaagaccagggaagttttccaatgcctcgccaAGAAGGGATCcttttggtagatgggtaaaaataaaaaagcagacattgaatatccctttgagcatgataaagttattcattacactttggatggtgtatcaatacacccagtcactacaaagatacaggcgtcctccCTAACTCAGATGCTGGAGAgtaaggaaaccactcagggatttcaccatgaggccaatggtgactttaaaacagttgcagagtttaatggcttAATGAACTGATggttcaacaacattgtagttactccacaatccTAACCTAATtggcagagtgaaaaggaagcctgtacagaatacaaatattccaaaacatgcatcaaggcatgtttgcaacaaggcactaaagtaatactgaaaaaaGTGGTGTGTTTGCAGCAaatgcaacacattactgagtaccactctccacattttcaagcatagtggtggctgcatcatgtacatttacatttacatttaagtcatttagcagacgctcttatccagagcgacttacaaattggtgaattcaccttctgacatccagtggaacagccacttacaatagtgcatctaaatcatttaagggggggggggggggtgagaaggattacttatcctatcctaggtattccttgaagaggtggggtttcaggtgtctccggaaggtggtgattgactctgctgtcctggcgtcgtgagggagtttgttccaccattggggggccagagcagcgaacagttttgactgggctgagcgggaactgtacttcctcagtggtagggaggcgagcaggccagaggtggatgaacgcagtgcccttgtttgggtgtagggcctgatcagagcctggaggtactgcggtgccgttcccctcacagctccgtaggcaagcaccatggtcttgtagcggatgcgagcttcaactggaagccagtggagagagcggaggagcggggtgacgtgagagaacttgggaaggttgaacaccagacgggcagATGGGTATACTTGTAATCGGTAATCGGTTTCAGgataaaaacaaaacagaatggaactaagcacaggcaaaatcctagaagaaaacctggttcaatctactttccaccagacactgggagattaattcaccttttagcaagacaataacctaaaacatcaAATCTATACTGGACTTTCATACCAAGACAGTGaaggttcctgagtggccgagttacaaccaacttgacagagcttaaagaattttgaaaataataatgtgcaaatattgcacaatccaggtgtgcaaagctcttagagacttgcagaactcacagctgtaatcactgccaaaggtgcttctataaagtattgactaaggggtgtgaatacctatgtaaattagatatttctgtatttaattttaaatacattttcattatggggtattgcgtgtagatggatgagtaaaaaatatatataatccattttgaattcaggctgtaacacaacaaaatgtggagtaagtcaagTGGTAGGAATACTTTACTTTAGATGGAGATTTTCAACAAGTTATTAAGCTATCTGAGAAGATCAGTAATTCGGTATTCATGCTTTAATACCTGCATACTCCACCTAGACATAAAGACCTGCcattctttctctgtcttttaTATTGTAATAATGCACAATTATAATTAGGTGGGTGCGTACCCTTGATCAATTAGggctaagtgccttgctcaagtgcaCATCGGCATATGCTTTATttagcttggggatttgaaccagcaaccttttggttactgtctCAATACTTTTaattaactgctaggctacctgccgccgtaCTGTACCGTTTGGTACAGCCCTGTGTGTTCTGATATTCACCCTAAAGGATTTCATTAATCATGAAACTTACCGGAGACACACTTGACAACCACCCAGTGACGACATATCCTCGTCAATCATATTATACGATCAGTGTAATGGAAGCTTGTCTAGGATTTATTTGACCATGCACTTCTGTTTGCTTCCACCAGAGAGCCTCATGGAGGTGATACTCTACCACCAGCCAGATGACAAAAAGAAAAATCGTGGCTTCTGTTTCTTGGAATACGAGGACCACAAGTCTGCAGCCCAGGCCCGTCGGCGCCTCATGAGTGGCAAGGTGAAGGTGTGGGGGAACCCTGTTACTGTTGAGTGGGCAGACCCAGTAGACAAACCGGATCCAGAGATTATGGCAAAGGTGAGATCTTAAAGACCTGCACCTCTGGGGTCTAGTGTCTGAACACAGCAATGCGATGATAAATCACAGATACTAGGGTGTAGAGAAAATATGCAGATATCTTTCATTTAGAAATAAAATGGTCATCCTTGGTCAGAGAACCACTTCTAAAGGCTCTCTTTTGGTCTTGCACCAGGTAAAAGTGCTGTTTGTGAGGAACCTGGCCACACCAGTCACAGAGGAACTCCTGGAGAAAACCTTCTCCCAGTTTGGGAAGTTGGAACGGGTCAAGAAGCTGAAAGATTATGCCTTTGTGCACTTTGAGGACAGAGATGCTGCCGTGAAGGTGAGTACAGGCGTCTTCTACGCCTCCTTTGAGTATGCATgctgtgtgtttgccttgtgCTTATGGAGAATCTCTGGGAAATTCATTTGGGGAAACCCACCCCCGTTTAGGCAATGCAAGAAATGAACGGCAAACAATTGGAAGGCGAGGAGATAGAGATTGTTCTGGCAAAGCCTCCGGACAAGAAGAGGAAAGAGCGGCAGGCCCAGAGACAGCCATCCAGGACCACAGGGTGAGTAGTGTTCGACCACACCTAGCGACACCCAGTCTGCTTGGAGTGGCTGGTGTGACGGTCTTATGACCTGTTTTTGTGTtttgcagtgccttcagaaaatattcattcttattccacagtttgttgtgttatagcctcaATTcaattttctcacccatctacacacaataccccataacggcagaaggaaaaaatgtttttattgaaaatgaaatacagaaataccccagattacagctgtgagtctttctgggtaagtccctAAAGCcctgttcacactgcaggccttaatgctcaaatcagttttgtttttcaaattctTTTTGGATTCTTTTTGGATTACTGACTGTCCCGAACTGTCCCTGACTGTCCTGACCAAATCggatttgtgtgtgttcagacatcAGTCATTTGCTGACGAGGCTACGCTAGATGTCATAGTAATTACGGTTGTGTGTGCAGTGGTGTAGGCTTTTTGGTGGTGGTGCTTGtgcttcctatcactcagaagttatgtagcaagctaaggtgACAACAATGCCTACCATTACTATTTCCAagttgctttgaatgttcaaaatcatagGTTAAGAACACTTtcaaagcctcaaaagataacaTGATCCAACTTGATACAAGCAAGTCCTTTTTGGCTAGCCACAGCATTCAACTAGATAGCTAGGTAGCTATTTAGCTCTCTAGCGCATGC is from Oncorhynchus masou masou isolate Uvic2021 chromosome 32, UVic_Omas_1.1, whole genome shotgun sequence and encodes:
- the LOC135526078 gene encoding heterogeneous nuclear ribonucleoprotein R-like isoform X2, whose protein sequence is MAAKVNGSSALVKEDEEPMDITVTHTELYQTLIDAGLPQKVAESLDKIFQTGLVAYTDLDERAIDALREFNEEGALSVLLQFKESDLSHVQNKSAFLCGVMKTYRQREKQGSKVQESTKGPDETKIKALLERTGYTLDVTTGQRKYGGPPPDEVCSRAQPGIGTEVFVGKIPRDLYEDELVPLFEKAGPIWDLRLMMDPFLSGQNRGYAFITFCNKDAALEAVKLCDNYEIRSGKYLGVCISVANNRLFVGSIPKNKTRESILEDFSKVTESLMEVILYHQPDDKKKNRGFCFLEYEDHKSAAQARRRLMSGKVKVWGNPVTVEWADPVDKPDPEIMAKVKVLFVRNLATPVTEELLEKTFSQFGKLERVKKLKDYAFVHFEDRDAAVKAMQEMNGKQLEGEEIEIVLAKPPDKKRKERQAQRQPSRTTGYDDYYYYYPAPRMPPQMRGRGRGGRGGYSYPPDYYGYEDYYDDYYSGGYDYHDYRGGYDDPYYGGYDDVYVPRGRGRVNRGAPLPARGRGPPPPRGRGGYVQRGAPMGVQRGSRGGRGGPPQLQRGRGIRGARGNRGGNVGGKRKADGYNQPDSKRRQTNNQNWGSQPIAQQPLQQGGDYSGNYGYNNDNQEFYQDSYWQQWK
- the LOC135526078 gene encoding heterogeneous nuclear ribonucleoprotein R-like isoform X1; translated protein: MRCSTSRRMAAKVNGSSALVKEDEEPMDITVTHTELYQTLIDAGLPQKVAESLDKIFQTGLVAYTDLDERAIDALREFNEEGALSVLLQFKESDLSHVQNKSAFLCGVMKTYRQREKQGSKVQESTKGPDETKIKALLERTGYTLDVTTGQRKYGGPPPDEVCSRAQPGIGTEVFVGKIPRDLYEDELVPLFEKAGPIWDLRLMMDPFLSGQNRGYAFITFCNKDAALEAVKLCDNYEIRSGKYLGVCISVANNRLFVGSIPKNKTRESILEDFSKVTESLMEVILYHQPDDKKKNRGFCFLEYEDHKSAAQARRRLMSGKVKVWGNPVTVEWADPVDKPDPEIMAKVKVLFVRNLATPVTEELLEKTFSQFGKLERVKKLKDYAFVHFEDRDAAVKAMQEMNGKQLEGEEIEIVLAKPPDKKRKERQAQRQPSRTTGYDDYYYYYPAPRMPPQMRGRGRGGRGGYSYPPDYYGYEDYYDDYYSGGYDYHDYRGGYDDPYYGGYDDVYVPRGRGRVNRGAPLPARGRGPPPPRGRGGYVQRGAPMGVQRGSRGGRGGPPQLQRGRGIRGARGNRGGNVGGKRKADGYNQPDSKRRQTNNQNWGSQPIAQQPLQQGGDYSGNYGYNNDNQEFYQDSYWQQWK
- the LOC135526078 gene encoding heterogeneous nuclear ribonucleoprotein R-like isoform X3 produces the protein MRCSTSRRMAAKVNGSSALVKEDEEPMDITVTHTELYQTLIDAGLPQKVAESLDKIFQTGLVAYTDLDERAIDALREFNEEGALSVLLQFKESDLSHVQNKSAFLCGVMKTYRQREKQGSKVQESTKGPDETKIKALLERTGYTLDVTTGQRKYGGPPPDEVCSRAQPGIGTEVFVGKIPRDLYEDELVPLFEKAGPIWDLRLMMDPFLSGQNRGYAFITFCNKDAALEAVKLCDNYEIRSGKYLGVCISVANNRLFVGSIPKNKTRESILEDFSKVTESLMEVILYHQPDDKKKNRGFCFLEYEDHKSAAQARRRLMSGKVKVWGNPVTVEWADPVDKPDPEIMAKVKVLFVRNLATPVTEELLEKTFSQFGKLERVKKLKDYAFVHFEDRDAAVKAMQEMNGKQLEGEEIEIVLAKPPDKKRKERQAQRQPSRTTGYDDYYYYYPAPRMPPQMRGRGRGGRGGYSYPPDYYGYEDYYDDYYSGGYDYHDYRGGYDDPYYGGYDDVYVPRGRGRVNRGAPLPARGRGPPPPRGRGGYVQRGAPMGVQRGSRGGRGGPPQLQRGRGIRGARGNRGGNVGGKRKADGYNQPDSKRRQTNNQNWGSQPIAQQPLQQGGDYSGEDARTAAVE